A single genomic interval of Spinacia oleracea cultivar Varoflay chromosome 6, BTI_SOV_V1, whole genome shotgun sequence harbors:
- the LOC130463547 gene encoding uncharacterized protein, which translates to MQSTKRLWEEIVERHGQTNAPQLFALKKELSEFQQNNLSVGEYYCKLKELWDQITELEEIPECACGAMAKCVCSVMKRMVEIENNNRLMKFLMSLNTGYDQMKTNFLGMDPLLPVNKVYNLVLQVEKQKQITGEISLGNEMSAMAANRQPQSLGPLLNFNKKEYKKMRIEKIEKDAKRSEHCGMKGHLREECFKLVGYPEWFKNNPKGKGSMRQAANVTKNSENYAGEEPLSFVEHKTESSGEKLTTLLQEMLKAMGEKQNA; encoded by the coding sequence ATGCAGTCTACCAAGAGACTTTGGGAAGAAATAGTTGAGAGGCATGGACAGACAAATGCACCTCAACTGTTTGCTCTCAAGAAGGAACTTTCTGAGTTTCAACAGAACAATCTGTCGGTAGGTGAATACTATTGTAAGTTGAAGGAGCTTTGGGATCAGATTACTGAGTTGGAAGAGATTCCTGAATGCGCATGTGGTGCAATGGCAAAATGTGTATGCAGTGTGATGAAAAGAATGGTGGAGATTGAGAATAACAACAGGTTGATGAAATTTCTGATGAGTTTAAACACAGGATATGACCAAATGAAAACAAACTTCTTGGGGATGGACCCTTTGTTGCCAGTCAACAAGGTATACAACTTGGTGCTCCAAGTTGAGAAACAGAAGCAGATAACTGGTGAGATAAGCCTTGGAAATGAGATGAGTGCAATGGCTGCAAACAGACAACCCCAAAGCTTGGGACCTCTCCTGAATTTCAACAAGAAGGAATACAAGAAGATGAGAATAGAGAAGAttgaaaaggatgccaaaaggTCTGAGCACTGTGGAATGAAAGGTCACTTGAGGGAGGAATGTTTCAAGCTTGTGGGATACCCAGAATGGTTCAAGAACAACCCCAAAGGAAAGGGAAGTATGAGGCAAGCAGCAAATGTCACAAAGAACTCAGAAAACTATGCTGGTGAAGAACCACTGAGCTTTGTTGAACACAAGACTGAGAGCAGTGGTGAGAAACTCACAACTCTACTCCAAGAGATGCTGAAGGCCATGGGTGAGAAACAGAATGCATGA